TTTATTAAGTTTCCAAAAGCCTTGTTTAATTACAATCTATTGGGTGTAAAGGTCAAGCAGTTTTTATTTagtcacttttaaaaaaatttaatgtgcTCTTTTATTGCAATTTGGTCAGAATGGCTTTGGAGATCACCCAGTTCCTACTGTCTGCTCAATCACCTGATGCAAATGTCCGTACTGAAGCAGAGGCCAATCTTACACGATTTCAAGAGCAGAAccttccttcttttcttctctccttGTCAGTTGAGCTTGCAAACGATGAGAAACCAATTGAATCCCGTAGACTTGCTGGTATTGTGCTTAAGAACTCATTAGATGCTAAAGATGCTGTTAGAAAGGAGCATCTTGTTCAAAAATggatggaaattgatatttccaTTAAATCCCAAATCAAAGATTTGCTCTTAAGAACTCTTGGGTCAGCTGCAACAGAGGCAAGGCACACTTCTGCACAAGTGATTGCTAAAATTGCTTCTATTGAAATTCCAAAGAAGCAGTGGCCCGAGCTAATTGCATCCTTGCTTACCAATATGACCCATCAAGATAGGCCGGCCAGTTTGAAACAGGCAACATTGGAAACTCTTGGATATGTGTGTGAGGAGATATCCCATGAGGATCTTGTGCAAGATGAAGTAAATTCTGTTCTCACTGCTGTAGTGCAAGGGATGAACCTTGCTGAGCACAGTCCTGAAGTCCGTCTTGCAGCGACAAAGGCTCTATATAACGCTCTAGATTTTGCGCAGACCAACTTTGAAAATGATATGGAGCGGAGTTACATCATGAAAATGGTCTGTGAGACGGCCATTTCCAAGGAGGTGGAGATCCGGCAGGTTGCTTTTGAGTGTCTTGTTTCGATAGCATCAACATACTATGAGAAGCTTGAGCCTTACATGCAGGCTCTTTTTGAGCTTACATCCAATGCAGTAAAAGGAGACGAAGAGGCTGTTGCCCTCCAAGCAATCGAGTTCTGGAGTTCCATCTGTGATGAAGAGATAGAGCTTCAAGAGTATGAGAATCCTGAGAGTGGGGACTCTGAGCCTCCTAATTCCCATTTCATTGAGAAGGCTCTGTCATCTTTAGTTCCTATGTTGTTAGAAACTTTACTGAAGCAGGAAGAAGACCAGGATCAGGATGACAGCATTTGGAATTTATCCATGGCTGGTGGGACTTGTCTTGGTCTTGTTGCGAGAACTGTTGGGGATGCTATTGTGCCCCTTGTGATGCCTTTTATTGAGGCTAACATATCAAAGCAGGATTGGCATTGTCGTGAGGCAGCTACATATGCCTTTGGCTCAATCCTTGAAGGCCCAACCATTGACAAGCTCACTCCCTTGGTCCATGCAGGTCTGGATTTTATGCTTAAGGCAATGAAGGATGAAAACAACCATGTCAGAGACACTACTGCTTGGACTCTCGGTCGTATTTTTGAGTTATTACACTGTCCAGCTAGTGGATTTTCTGTGATTTCTTCTGAAAACATTAGACAGGTTCTTTCAGTATTGATGGAAAGTATTAATGACACCCCAAATGTAGCAGAAAAGGTCTGTGGGGCAATTTATTACCTTGCCCAGGGATATGAGGATGCTGTACCAAGTTCCTCTCTTCTTACACCATTCCTTACAGAGATCATCACTTACCTTATTAGGACTGCTGATCGTACAGATGGTGGTGACTCTAAGCTCAGGTCATCTGCATATGAAACCTTGAATGAAGTGATCAGGTGTTCAAATGTTGCAGAGACATCTCGCATCATAGAACACCTGCTCCCTGTCATTATGAGTAAGTTGGAGCAGACTCTACAGCTTCAGATTGTCTCAACAGATGATAGGGAAAAGCAAGGTGACTTGCAAGCTTCTCTCTGTGGTGTTCTTCAGGTCATTATCCAGAAACTTAGCAGTACAGACGAAACCAAGCATATAATACTACAGGAAGCAGATAAGATTATGACATTGTTCCTGAGGGTGTTTGCTTGTCGTAGCTCTACAGTGCATGAGGAAGCAATGCTTGCAATTGGTGCGCTTGCTTATGCCTGTGGACCAAATTTCGAGAACTATATGCGTGAGTTCTACCCATATTTGGAGATGGGACTGCAGAATTTTGAGGAATACCAGGTTTGCTCCATCACTGTTGGGGTGGTTGGTGACATTTGTCGTGCATTGGATGACAAGGTCTTGCAGTTTTGTGATGGGATCATGAAACACCTTCTCAATGATCTCGGCAGTAATGAACTCCACCGGTCTGTCAAGCCTCCCATATTCTCTTGCTTTGGGGACATTGCACTTGCCATAGGAGAGCATTTTGAGAGATATGTCTCTTATGCAGTAACAGCGATGCAGCAAGCTTCCCAAATCTGTGCTCAGATTGATGTCAATGACGAAGAGTTTATGGAGTATGGCAACCAGCTCAGGCGTAGCATCTTTGAAGCTTACTCCGGTATTCTCCAAGGCTTTAAGAACTCAAAGCCTGAGGTGATGTCGCCATATGCTCCACATCTCTTGCAGTTTATAGAACTGGTCTTCTTAGACAGACAGAggtattatttctttttttcattcttttttgtCTCTGTTCTTatctttgtttctttaaaagTCTCATGGTTTTGCTTTCATATTTTGCAGAGATGAGAGTGTGACAAAGGCTGCAGTTGCTGTGATGGGTGATCTTGCAGATGCACTTGGTCCGAACACAAAGCTCCTGTTTAGAAATTGCGCATTCTATATTGAATTTTTGGGCGAGTGTCTTCAATCCGATGATGAACAGCTCAAGGAGACTGCAACTTGGACCCAGGGGATGATTGGACGTGTCATGGTTTCATGAGATGAAGCCAAGCCAGCCTGCGTTTGCAAGTAGAGAGGTAGTCTGTTTAGTAGTGTCTTTAAATATTTGTCCTTCTAAACGGGCCTATTTTTTCCTAGTCTTGGGTAAAGTAAAGCTTAAGGGTATCGAGAACTTGAACGAAGTTGAGTTCATCAATGTGTCCTGTGTATTGCGgatttgagtttttgaattgTGAGAAACTTCAAAAATCCGCTGTCAGTGGGGTTAGGGAGGGAACGTTGTTAATTCCATACTAGATGGGTAGCCTGCTACTGTGTTATTGAACTTTGGTTTAGTTCAATGCGTCCACTGATCAGTGGTTTGTTGAGTTATTTTCATGTATTTCATCCTCTCTTTTTTAGTGCTTTTCTAATTCCCCATTCAACTGCCTCATGAGTCATGGCTACACATCTTTATGACATGATAATATGCATGTATTGCTGATCTTTGTGGTCACATTTTCTTTACAACCAAAATGGGTACTTTCAgatgcataaaaaaatttccaatgtCAAAGGAATATATttacttcaaattttaaatggtcTTTTGAGTAATGAATTAATCTAATGGTGGAATTCTGTGAAGTATTTTTCGGTTCATGATTATAATAATCATCATGCAAAAAGCCAAGACTTTGTTGTACCTAGTCCAAATAATGGGGGATTAATCAAGTCGTGCGATTCGGTGAAGTTGTTTTCGGTTTCCCATTATATTTATCATCATGCATGAAGCCGAGACAAGACTTTACTGTTCTTAGTCCAAATAATTGAGAATTAACCTAATGGAGTATTTCTGTGTAGTTGTTTGATTATCATAATGCATAATGCCGAAAAAAGTACGGTTCATAGTTTAAATATTTGGGGACAGCTAATGAGCTGAGGGATTAACATAATAAAATCTATAGTTAATCGAGAATGATGACTTTTGTTACAAATGAATTTTAAACTTGGGGTTCAAGGGATATTTTAAGAGTAAAACTTAGGAAGAGTAATTAGGTGTTGTTTTTTAAGTTCTTCTCAGTACTTAGGTTTTTCTAAATTACTGTACTTAAATTTCCCCTCCACCCCCCTTCTATTTTCCTGTCTTAAAAAATAGGAAATTTCGAACATAAGCAGACTGGAAGATTTGATTACTCCAGGATGTACAAGAAAATATACCTCAAAAAATGGAAAGTTTTGAAGCTCCCTACTATCTACCAGCGTCTATAGAACTGGAAGTGATGTCTCCAATGCTTGATGAATGATACGAAGTTGTGGTCATATAACCAGAAATTACTTCTAAATTTCTCGAGTTCATTGCACTGACACTTCGAAAATCAACTGAGCCCCAGTCAACCACGGCAGGAAGTGGGTCATCCCCACTAAGATACCGAGTCACTTGTCTCATGGTAGGCCTAGCTTCTGGTTTGTGATGAGAACAAAGTAAACCCAATTCCAAAACCAACTCGGCCTCATCAACCATGTAAGTTGAGTTCAACTTTGGATCAAGTGCATCTAGAATTTGACCCAATTGATGACATTCCATAACCCAGTCAACCAAAACGAAATTGCTCGAGCCAATTGGTCTTCTCCCAGTAGCCACTTCAAGGAGTAAAATCCCATAAGCAAACACATCAGAACTTGTAGATACCTTACCCGTGCGAGCCAATTCTGGGGCAATATATCCAATTGTGCCAACAACTTTGGTGGTGTGTGACAATTTGTCATGATCAAATAGCCTGGCAAGACCAAAGTCACCTAGCCTTGCATTCAGTTCAGCATCTATCAAAACATTGCTGGACTTCACGTCTCTGTGGATCACAACTTGCTCCCATTCTTCATGCAGATACAGTAATCCTGCAGCAATGCCTTTGAGGATATTGTACCTTGCGTCCCAAGTCAACACAAagttgtttttgggtttgaaaATCAGGGAGTCTAGGCTACCATTTGGAATATAATCGTAGACTATAAGGAGATCATTTTTACGCTTGCACCATCCTTGGAGATTGACCAGGTTCTTGTGTCTTAACCTTCCCAAGCTTTCAATCTCTGCTTCAAATTCTCTCGTTCCTTGGGTTGAGTTACGTACTATCTTCTTTACAGCAACTTCGCTTCCAGTGGCAGGTACAATACCTGTTAGAATATGATTAAATTAGTAAATTCATATTTCTAATAGATTAAATTTTTAGaacaattagtaatttattataatatgaGAGCAGGTGGAATCAAGTTCGATGTCTGTCTCATTTCTTCGTCCCgtttaaaaagttgaaaaaatctCATACATTGGGTCCCAATTATTAAGCAAGAGTCTGGACCAACGCATAAGGAGTGTGTGatagtgaaaaatgaaaattgtataTGAGATTTTATAAGTATCAATCCCAAATCCTTCTTAAGATGAACCATAAGTGTACCAAAATGGACAAGAAACAGATTGAATTGATTAAAATACTATGCTAATGTAGCTCAACAAGAACATAACAGCAATAAATGTTATACTTCgagtattatatattatataaactgGTAATTCATTCATACCTTTGTAGACTGCACCAAAGCCTCCAACTCCAATAACTCCAGTCTCCTTGAAACCCTTTGTTGCTGCATAAAGATCCTTGTATTGAAACCTGTGAGGACAATCCAACTCCCAGTCCTCAAGACTCTCATGCTGCACCATCTTTTTGTAACATGTAAAATAGAACAGAATCCCCAACAGAATGAGGGTGATAGCAGCAGATAAACTGGCAATGACTACCTTCACTTGGGGTTTGTAAGCCGATAAACTATTTTCCATTGGAGGCAAAGGAAGTTGAGAAATATTGAGTGAAGGAGCAGTTATATTCGTTGAAAAACTCCATCCTAAAATGTAATGAAAGCTTGTTTTTTGGCCTGTTGCAGCAGAGAAGCCAACATACATATTCTTCTCAAGAAATGGTGTCAAGTCTTTCGGAAAGGAAATGAGGGGTTTAATTGGtttgtctttctctttcaaGAAAGGAGATATTGTAACAttcacaacttttttcacaCCATCATATTCAATCCAGGCACGAATAGGATCACCGCTCTCTAAAGTCAGTTCATTGAAATTTGCATCATTGTCATACTCATAATAACCAGCAGCCCAATAGTTAATTGAATTCATGCTATTGATGTTGACTCCCACATGGTTTCCTTCCCTATCTGAGTTCTCATTGAACCCTTTAACTGTATCGAACTCAACTGCAAAAACATGGTTTGAAGCATTTCCATCATTGGAGGAGTTGAAAATTCCAAGGTAATGCTCAGGCTGAGCTCCAGGGAATTGCTTGGAGGGTGACAAAGTGAAAGCAAGGCCATAGCCACCTGGGCTAGAGGTTGATGGTTTTATTGCAAAAACAAATGATGTGCTGAAAGAAGAAGCATTTGGGTACAAAGAAGAGTTACTGTACATATCAATGGGGTTTGTATAGAATGCCTGGCCTATAACATCGTTTGATGCATTAGTGAGCTTAAGTGCACCACTAGGCTTGACAATAGAGGCTCCCTCTAGGCTGATGCGAGACATTTCACTACCATTGAATCCATTAAAAATGAATTCAGTAGCTTGAGATTGAAAAACAATAGGAAAGAAGAGAAGGAAAGCAAAAGACATTGCTAAGAccatttttggtatttttaagaATTGACAAATTGTAATAAGATGAGCGCAAACAAGAACAAAGATAAGAGCTTTAATAAGAGAAAGTTGAGGGGCTCTTAACCGAGTGATTTTGAGATGGTAGACTTATAAAAGTCAGTCCAAAACACCTTGGTGTACTGTGGACAAGACAAAAACGACTTGGCCCTTGAGAGTTGGGAGTCACAATCCCACACCTGtctaatattaatatatgtcATATTCATTACAGCAAGACCATGAGAGCGAAGGAAgtgatatttatttaattttcctcCTCATTATCTTCTTGCCGTAGTGGAGAGGAAATTTGAATTTCCAGTTCATTTCTAGAGCTATAGTTGGTTCGGtattgaccaattgatcatgTCGTCAAAGAACAAGAACCACAATCATTTCCCAACACTCCCcaattttgtgtgtgtaatGATTACTTCTGTACCTATATAAGAccgccatttaaaaaaaaaaaaaaaaatttatcagaaGACCGTAATTGGTGACTACCTTTGGAAATAAATGAGCCATTTGGCCATTTGTATGGAAAAACAACATGGCGAATTTGCAGCAAATCTTCCTCTACATGGGTTCATGCACGGAAACTTCTAATAGTAGGCCAATGATGACGAGATAATCGTCGTTTACCATTTGATCAagaaaccaataaaaaaaattttatgtagaCAAAATTTGATCACATGTCTTAAcaataaaatatgttattagGTAAACTAAGCAAAACTTCGCAAGACTCCATATGACGTCATGGGAGTGCAACATAGCAGTCAAAAACTTTTGGGTCTATTTATTTCATTCttaccatttattttctttgtgaaaAGGTTAATGCATGTTCACAATCATCTAGCTTTTCCCTATCCAAACGTGGGGTTCCATTCTATCTCtagatttttcttcttcttttgtttttgtgcgTCCCTAAGTTACAATCCATATAGTTATTAATtctgaaaaatattgtatacttaatttaaaaaaaaaaaaattatttatgaacTTAAAAGGATTGTATAATAtcaactaaaacataaaaacaaaaaacaaaacaaacaaacatgtagATTGGGCATTGCATCCTTAAACTTGACTACTATTGAATCCATCCTTAAATTTCTTTGTAATGGAAAACACATTATACATTGGGCATagcatttttaaacaaaatgtGTTTTGAATTTGCAGGTAATAATTAAGCCTACACGTGCAACATGTGAGGACTACATTCTACAGTGATAACCTACACTTGCAATACTTTGGTAATAATCATCAGTGGCAGAGCCGCAAAGGATTTTGTGAAAGTGAAATAAATAAGGTGAAAATGATGTGTAGAATTTTAATCTTCATAAGACCTGatcaaaataacaaattaaaaaaaattgaccaaaaaaaaatctgatcaccaaattttttttttttattaaaatgatgGACTTATTGACCGAAAGAGAAAAATCCAtacccaataaataaaatagtacaAGGCTGGTAgaccaatttatttttatttggttttatcTACCATTATATGTGggggtgtatatatatatatatatcatcatttaTTGGCCATTATTGACTTTGACCCAGAGAACAATCAATTAAATTTAGGTCTTGTGAGGAAGCTCAATGGTAGAGGGACtcaacaaaatttcaaaaataatttcacaacatttaaattatcattttgaCTCATACATGGGCTCACCACAActcctaatttaaaatttctgatatgctaatttaaaaatgttgtgaaaataatgattcaataataaaaaacaacaccaacaacaacatttttaaaaaaaatcaacaacaacTAATTTAAGATTCAGTTATGAATTCAATAGACTAATCAAAGTCGATTGCGCACCCCTATATTATTCTATCATatctaaaataaagaaaattaaataatactatatataaaaagtcaCTTATTTTGCAGTTTTATTTTATGTCTGTATGTCAACATTTTCTAGATTGATCCTCTCAATTCAATAATACTAATGCTTGCCTGCCTATATCTTTTTTCTCAACTTCCTTATAAATTCTCTTATACTTTATAGTTTCATTGTTTGAAATTTGTCTATAAAATGATGTTCATAGAACCTGTTTAATGGTCATTATTTCAATTTCCACAACAATTGAGTTAACATAATTGTTATTTAAGTCAATTTTGAAATTacgaaagaaaaacaaaagcattatttaatattgaaattggaaaaaaggaaaacagaCATTTGGGCCTCTGGCTGCCCTATCATTTAAGTCAATATTGAAATTAACAAGAAACATTTGGGCCTTTAATGGCTCGAGATAAAAGATTTTGCAATATTATTACTGTGGGTGTCAAAAAATAAACACTGAGGCCAATTGCAATGACTAAGTAACTGATttgtacaatttatttataagaaatacaaggtaaaattttcataatcGGAGATCTAAACAACTAATTAAGAAGAAAGGAAGGATGATAAGATTATCCTTTGATATATAAACTGCTCTCCTGAGATACAAAGAATTGCATAAAAAGCTAATAAAAATCTTATCTCTCTTCAACTGGagcaattttctctctctcgtTCTTCGTTACACTTTTCTCTTAATATCTCTTAACCCCTTCTCTGTTTCACCCTCCTCCCTTTTTATAGACATTTTTCCTTCTCCTAACTCCCTAACTAGCCTGCCTCCAGTTGGATTTTTAGGATACTTGTCACATCATTCCTCTGTTTTGCCCCCCTTTTCATCATGAAATAGGACTTTTGGGGCTGTTTGCACTGTTCAGACTAATCTATATGCATTTAATGTGGAAGAGATTAGGTAGAGAACCTCTTATTAATGCGGAGATGACTACCTCTGTAATTCTTATCCTTTCAGAGTGTTTCCCGAGGCAAATCTGATGGCGATGGCATCTTAGATCAAAAAGGGAATCGACTGCTTGTGGTCCCCTACGTATCCGTTGAAGGACAAGCCATGCATGTTACCTCGGATGTGTACATATAAGATTCGTAAAAGATAAATCACACGATCACGAAATAGTGtaacaaattatcaatttatattgATTTGTATATATGTGAGTACAATCCTCTGTATAACTTTTTACAATGAAAGAATACAATAGAactcctctgattcgatctccaaAGAACTTTACGATCCGAAGGGCTatgaagcttgatcttgaaTTGTACTTTGATGTCTCCAAGTTGGATGTGTGGTTGGATGTATTTTAGTTCTGATTTGAAGTTGAGGCCCGTTGGCTTGATCTCGAtttaaattgaaggaaaatccctactttgatttgaagaagTAGGAATGAGCTTGATTTTTCAAGGAGCAAGGGGATTCTTTTGGACTTAGAGATGACTCTCTATTTTGACAAAATGTCagtagggtttttctctctaaatttcTCGCTTTTTCACATTTGAAAAGCCTTTATTTATAGGCAACTCAATAGCATTTGATTTGGAATATTCTCTCAACATTTATTGAGAGttaattacaaatttgaatttgaatttaatttggcTTTTCATTTAATACGAACTTTCCATGTGAGTCTTTTATTTTGGCGTTGCCACATGGCTTTCTTCATTTAATGCTGCCACGTGGCTTGGACACGTGTCATTTATATGTGAGTCATGGTAACTCAAAAACTTGACATATGGCTTGATTTCATTTGCTGATTGTCCACTGTTGACACGTCATCAAATGCAAACTAATTTGACCACAAGTATTTGATCATGATCAATCAAACGACTGTAAATacatcataaaattttgatgtctaCAGTGGCTAACTCAAATCTCCGCGGGACCTGTTTTGGGGAATTGCCCTTTATTCCTTGGGCAGTCTTG
This genomic stretch from Castanea sativa cultivar Marrone di Chiusa Pesio chromosome 9, ASM4071231v1 harbors:
- the LOC142610249 gene encoding importin subunit beta-1; amino-acid sequence: MALEITQFLLSAQSPDANVRTEAEANLTRFQEQNLPSFLLSLSVELANDEKPIESRRLAGIVLKNSLDAKDAVRKEHLVQKWMEIDISIKSQIKDLLLRTLGSAATEARHTSAQVIAKIASIEIPKKQWPELIASLLTNMTHQDRPASLKQATLETLGYVCEEISHEDLVQDEVNSVLTAVVQGMNLAEHSPEVRLAATKALYNALDFAQTNFENDMERSYIMKMVCETAISKEVEIRQVAFECLVSIASTYYEKLEPYMQALFELTSNAVKGDEEAVALQAIEFWSSICDEEIELQEYENPESGDSEPPNSHFIEKALSSLVPMLLETLLKQEEDQDQDDSIWNLSMAGGTCLGLVARTVGDAIVPLVMPFIEANISKQDWHCREAATYAFGSILEGPTIDKLTPLVHAGLDFMLKAMKDENNHVRDTTAWTLGRIFELLHCPASGFSVISSENIRQVLSVLMESINDTPNVAEKVCGAIYYLAQGYEDAVPSSSLLTPFLTEIITYLIRTADRTDGGDSKLRSSAYETLNEVIRCSNVAETSRIIEHLLPVIMSKLEQTLQLQIVSTDDREKQGDLQASLCGVLQVIIQKLSSTDETKHIILQEADKIMTLFLRVFACRSSTVHEEAMLAIGALAYACGPNFENYMREFYPYLEMGLQNFEEYQVCSITVGVVGDICRALDDKVLQFCDGIMKHLLNDLGSNELHRSVKPPIFSCFGDIALAIGEHFERYVSYAVTAMQQASQICAQIDVNDEEFMEYGNQLRRSIFEAYSGILQGFKNSKPEVMSPYAPHLLQFIELVFLDRQRDESVTKAAVAVMGDLADALGPNTKLLFRNCAFYIEFLGECLQSDDEQLKETATWTQGMIGRVMVS
- the LOC142610250 gene encoding lectin-domain containing receptor kinase VI.3, with amino-acid sequence MVLAMSFAFLLFFPIVFQSQATEFIFNGFNGSEMSRISLEGASIVKPSGALKLTNASNDVIGQAFYTNPIDMYSNSSLYPNASSFSTSFVFAIKPSTSSPGGYGLAFTLSPSKQFPGAQPEHYLGIFNSSNDGNASNHVFAVEFDTVKGFNENSDREGNHVGVNINSMNSINYWAAGYYEYDNDANFNELTLESGDPIRAWIEYDGVKKVVNVTISPFLKEKDKPIKPLISFPKDLTPFLEKNMYVGFSAATGQKTSFHYILGWSFSTNITAPSLNISQLPLPPMENSLSAYKPQVKVVIASLSAAITLILLGILFYFTCYKKMVQHESLEDWELDCPHRFQYKDLYAATKGFKETGVIGVGGFGAVYKGIVPATGSEVAVKKIVRNSTQGTREFEAEIESLGRLRHKNLVNLQGWCKRKNDLLIVYDYIPNGSLDSLIFKPKNNFVLTWDARYNILKGIAAGLLYLHEEWEQVVIHRDVKSSNVLIDAELNARLGDFGLARLFDHDKLSHTTKVVGTIGYIAPELARTGKVSTSSDVFAYGILLLEVATGRRPIGSSNFVLVDWVMECHQLGQILDALDPKLNSTYMVDEAELVLELGLLCSHHKPEARPTMRQVTRYLSGDDPLPAVVDWGSVDFRSVSAMNSRNLEVISGYMTTTSYHSSSIGDITSSSIDAGR